A single Syngnathus acus chromosome 8, fSynAcu1.2, whole genome shotgun sequence DNA region contains:
- the znhit1 gene encoding zinc finger HIT domain-containing protein 1 produces MVLEKKSSARVEAGQRRVLDDATRLRRLSRQLEALEKDNFQDDPLSSLPPAGLTARLPAFSETEEPEKKKRKTRGDHFKMRFRKNFTALLEEENLADKPEPNYLSALAPPSSLPPRHFCCVCGFPSNYTCTTCGGRYCCVKCLTTHRETRCLKWTL; encoded by the coding sequence ATGGTGCTCGAAAAGAAGAGCTCGGCTCGCGTGGAGGCAGGCCAGCGGAGGGTTCTTGATGATGCCACCCGACTAAGGAGGCTGAGTCGGCAACTCGAGGCTTTGGAGAAAGACAACTTCCAGGACGATCCTCTGAGTTCGCTACCCCCGGCAGGTTTGACCGCTCGGCTACCCGCCTTCAGTGAAACAGAGGAAcccgagaagaagaagaggaagacgcGAGGCGACCACTTCAAGATGCGCTTCAGGAAAAACTTCACGGCTCTCCTCGAGGAGGAGAATTTGGCGGATAAACCGGAGCCCAATTACCTCTCGGCGCTGGCTCCTCCCTCGTCGCTTCCACCACGCCATTTCTGCTGTGTGTGCGGCTTCCCGTCAAACTACACTTGCACGACCTGCGGGGGGCGGTATTGCTGCGTCAAGTGCTTGACGACACACCGTGAAACCAGATGTCTCAAGTGGACGCTGTGA
- the pold1 gene encoding DNA polymerase delta catalytic subunit codes for MEYKKRNGGPFTGGISQAKRNKMASEREDSPSHFEEELSMFDDVDMDSEELEGQAGHDVIPVGDLFSTDLNPRWHRPHAPSLDPSSDSLVFQQIDLDYYLGTTIKGMPGQSYGRVPIIRMFGVTDSGNSVCCHVHGFAPYFYVPAPNGFTPNYLGDFKRELNAAVLKDMRSNKDNISVTVLAVDITRKENMYGYHGSKSVDFLRITMAMPRLIAPAKRLLEQGLKFGPFPIQCFQSFEANIDFEIRFMVDCDVVGCCWIELPKGRYRVREEKSAVDIESKQPSKESLCQYEVDVAWTDLISHPAEGEWQRIAPLRVLSFDIECAGRKGIFPEADKDPVIQIASMVQRQGETEPFIRTVFTLQSCSSIVGSQILCFTQEKQLLQSWAEFLRTVDADIVTGYNIQNFDFPYLLNRAATLKADLFPYLGRVRGIKSVLRDLNFQSKQMGRRENKIINMEGRVQFDLLQVLLRDYKLRSYTLNAVSFHFLQEQKEDVQHSIITDLQNGNEQTRRRLAVYCLKDAYLPLRLLQKLMCVINYMEMARVTGVPLTYLLSRGQQIKVVSQLLRHAAKQNLVMPVVKPQGGEDYTGATVIEPEKGYYSVPIATLDFSSLYPSIMMAHNLCYTTLVQKGAADKLGLSPADFIKTPTGDHFVKSSVRKGLLPEILEHLLSARKRAKAELKKETDPFKKQVLDGRQLALKISANSVYGFTGAQVGKLPCLEISQSVTGFGRQMIEETKRLVESKYTISNGYQGDAKVIYGDTDSVMVKLGVATVQEAMNVGREAAEWVSSHFVAPIKLEFEKVYFPYLLINKKRYAGLYFSSKADVHDKMDCKGIETVRRDNCPLVANLINTCLQKILIDRDPQGAVTHAKEVISDLLCNRIDISQLVITKELTRTAQEYAGKQAHVELAERMKKRDAGSAPNLGDRVPYVIIKAAKGAAAYMKSEDPIYVLENNIPIDTQHYLDQQLSKPLLRIFEPILGETKAESVLLKGDHTRCKTVLTSKVGGLMAFAQKRSTCIGCKAVLKTDTAVCDFCKKKESELYQKEIFHLNTLEERFSRLWTQCQRCQGSLHEEVLCTSRDCPIFYMRKKVQKDLDDQSKMVSRFGW; via the exons ATGGAATATAAAAAGCGCAATGGTGGACCTTTCACGGGTGGCATTTCCCAAGCCAAACGCAACAAGATGGCCAGCGAACGGGAGGACAGTCCCTCGCACTTTGAGGAGGAATTATCCATGTTTGATGATGTGGACATGGATTCAGAGGAGTTGGAGGGGCAAGCCGGGCATGACGTTATCCCCGTTG GTGACCTCTTTTCGACAGACCTTAATCCTCGCTGGCATAGACCTCATGCTCCTTCGCTCGACCCATCCTCTGATTCTTTGGTGTTTCAACAGATTGATCTGGACTATTATTTAG gaaCGACCATAAAAGGCATGCCCGGTCAGTCATATGGAAGAGTCCCCATCATTCGAATGTTTGGAGTGACGGACAGTGGAAACAGCGTGTGTTGTCACGTTCACGGGTTTGCACCTTACTTCTACGTCCCGGCCCCAAACG GGTTCACACCAAATTACTTGGGCGACTTCAAACGAGAACTCAACGCCGCTGTGTTGAAGGACATGCGCTCCAACAAAGACAACATCTCGGTCACCGTGCTGGCTGTGGACATCACCCGCAAAGAAA ATATGTACGGTTACCACGGCAGCAAAAGCGTGGATTTCTTGCGGATAACCATGGCCATGCCTCGTCTCATCGCCCCCGCCAAGCGATTGCTGGAACAGGGCTTGAAGTTTGGACCTTTCCCCATCCAGTGTTTCCAATCCTTTGAGGCCAACATCGATTTTGAAATAAG ATTCATGGTGGACTGTGATGTGGTCGGATGCTGCTGGATCGAACTTCCCAAAGGCCGATACAGAGTCCGCGAGGAAAAAAGTGCAGTGGACATAGAATCCAAGCAGCCGAGCAAG GAATCCTTGTGTCAGTACGAGGTGGATGTGGCGTGGACTGACCTGATAAGTCACCCAGCAGAAGGGGAGTGGCAAAGGATCGCGCCGCTCCGAGTCCTCAGCTTTGACATTGAATGCGCTGGAAGAAAAG GGATCTTCCCAGAAGCTGACAAAGACCCGGTGATTCAGATTGCGTCCATGGTGCAGCGCCAGGGCGAGACGGAGCCCTTCATCCGTACGGTCTTCACGCTGCAGTCCTGCTCCAGCATTGTGGGCTCTCAGATTTTGTGCTTCACTCAAGAGAAGCAGCTTCTGCAG AGCTGGGCTGAATTCCTCAGAACAGTTGACGCAGACATCGTCACCGGCTACAACATCCAAAACTTTGACTTCCCTTACTTGTTGAACAGAGCTGCTACTTTAAAG GCCGATCTGTTTCCATATTTGGGCCGTGTGAGAGGGATCAAGTCGGTGTTGCGAGACCTCAACTTCCAGAGCAAACAGATGGGCCGCAGAGAGAACAAGATCATCAACATGGAGGGCCGAGTTCAGTTTGATCTGCTGCAG GTTCTTCTAAGGGACTACAAACTGCGCTCCTACACACTGAACGCTGTGAGTTTCCACTTTCTGCAAGAACAGAAGGAGGATGTGCAGCACTCCATCATCACCGATCTTCAG AACGGCAACGAACAGACCCGGCGACGTTTGGCCGTGTATTGCCTGAAAGACGCCTATCTGCCGCTGCGGTTACTTCAGAAGCTGATGTGCGTGATCAATTACATGGAGATGGCCAGAGTGACCGGAGTGCCTCTGACCTACCTGCTGTCCAGAGGCCAGCAGATCAAAGTTGTCTCGCAGCTACTGCGACAT gCCGCCAAGCAGAACCTGGTGATGCCCGTGGTGAAGCCACAGGGAGGAGAAGATTACACTGGAGCAACTGTTATTGAGCCAGAGAAAGG CTATTACAGCGTTCCCATCGCCACCTTGGATTTTTCCTCCttgtatccatccatcatgaTGGCTCACAATCTGTGCTACACCACCTTGGTGCAGAAAGGTGCCGCTGATAAATTGGG GTTGTCACCAGCAGACTTCATCAAGACACCCACTGGTGATCACTTTGTGAAGAGTTCTGTGAGGAAAGGCCTACTACCCGAGATTCTGGAGCACTTGCTGTCAGCCAGAAAGAG GGCTAAAGCAGAGCTGAAGAAAGAAACGGACCCTTTTAAGAAGCAGGTGCTGGATGGTCGGCAGCTGGCCCTCAAAATCAGTGCAAACTCGGTCTATGGATTCACGGGGGCTCAGGTGGGCAAGCTGCCCTGCCTAGAGATCTCCCAG aGTGTGACAGGGTTTGGAAGACAGATGATTGAGGAAACCAAACGGTTGGTGGAGTCCAAGTACACCATTTCCAATGGTTACCAAGGCGATGCCAAG GTCATCTATGGAGATACGGACTCTGTCATGGTGAAGCTCGGTGTCGCCACGGTGCAGGAGGCCATGAACGTCGGGAGAGAGGCTGCAGAATGGGTGTCTTCCCATTTCGTAGCCCCCATCAAATTGGAATTTGAGAAG GTGTACTTCCCCTACTTGCTGATCAACAAGAAGCGCTATGCCGGCCTCTATTTCTCCTCCAAAGCAGACGTTCACGACAAGATGGATTGTAAAGGCATTGAAACAGTCCGTAGAGACAACTGCCCCCTTGTGGCCAACCTTATTAACACTTGCCTGCAGAAAATCCTCATAGACAG GGATCCCCAGGGTGCAGTGACGCATGCCAAAGAGGTGATCTCTGACCTGCTGTGCAACCGCATCGACATCAGCCAGCTGGTCATCACCAAGGAGCTGACCCGAACGGCGCAGGAGTACGCTGGCAAGCAGGCGCATGTGGAGCTAGCTGAGag AATGAAGAAGCGAGACGCAGGAAGCGCCCCTAACCTGGGAGACCGAGTTCCTTACGTCATCATCAAGGCTGCCAAAGGAGCCGCAGCATACATGAAGTCAGAG GACCCCATCTATGTACTGGAAAACAACATCCCCATTGACACACAACACTACCTGGACCAACAACTATCCAAGCCCTTGCTGAGAATATTTGAGCCCATTTTGGGAGAGACCAAAGCAGAGAGCGTCCTCCTCA AGGGCGACCACACGCGCTGTAAGACAGTGTTGACGTCGAAGGTGGGCGGCCTGATGGCGTTCGCGCAGAAGAGGAGCACTTGCATTGGCTGCAAGGCTGTCCTGAAAACAGACA CTGCTGTGTGCGATTTTTGTAAGAAGAAGGAGTCGGAACTGTACCAGAAAGAG ATTTTCCATTTAAACACCCTGGAGGAGCGTTTCTCCCGACTGTGGACTCAGTGTCAGCGCTGCCAAGGCTCCCTTCATGAAGAAGTCCTCTGCACCAG CCGTGACTGCCCCATCTTCTACATGAGGAAGAAAGTTCAGAAAGATCTGGATGATCAGAGCAAGATGGTGTCTCGTTTTGGATGGTGA